A genomic region of Mycobacterium sp. Aquia_213 contains the following coding sequences:
- the smc gene encoding chromosome segregation protein SMC: MYLKSLTLKGFKSFASPTTLRFEPGITAVVGPNGSGKSNVVDALAWVMGEQGAKTLRGGKMEDVIFAGTSSRAPLGRAEVTVTIDNADNALPIEYSEVSITRRMFRDGASEYEINGTSCRLMDVQELLSDSGIGREMHVIVGQGKLDEILQSRPEDRRAFIEEAAGVLKHRKRKEKALRKLDAMQANLARLTDLTTELRRQLKPLGRQAEVARRAQTIQADLRDAKLRLAADDLVNRQVQRDAILEAEATMRREHDEAAGRLAVASEELTAHETALAELSVRAESVQHTWFGLSALAERVGATVRIASERAQHLDLEPVATGDTDPDALDAEAEQVAAAERQLLAELAATRTRLEAARADLSEREREAAEADRAHLAAVRAEADRREGLARLAGQVETMRARVESIDDSVAKLSERIEHGAARAQQTRAEFETVQGRVGELDQGEVGLDEHHERTVAALRLADERVTELQAGEREAERRVASLRARIDALSVGLERKDGAAWLTQNHSGAGLFGPVAKLVKVRSGYEAALAAVLGSAADALAAESFGAARSAVAALKQADGGRAALVLGDWPGPENDQPPHAGSLPDGALWALDLVEAPQRLRGAMVAMLSGVAVVNDLGAALDLVAGRPQLRAVTTDGDLVGRGWVSGGSDRKPSTLELTSEIDKAGSELAVAESQVAQLGAALSGALTEQRGRQDSAEQALAALNESDTEISAMYEQLGRLGQDARTAEEDWNRLLRQREELEAGRAQTVEEVTELETRLRNAQASQHTPAEDPVDRQRIAAAADTARGVEVEARLAVRTAEERANAVRGRADSLRRAAAAEREARVRAQQAHAARLRAAAVAAAVADAGRLLAARLNRVVVSASQIRDAMVAEREARSTAMAAVRNEVHTLGTRVATLTDSLHRDEVANAQAALRIEQLEQMVLEQFGMSPADLVAEYGPQVALPPSELEMAEFELARERGEQVTAPAPVPYDRPTQERRAKRAERELAELGRVNPLALEEFAALEERYNFLSTQLEDVKAARKDLLDVVADVDARILQVFSDAFVDVEREFREVFTVLFPGGEGRLRLTNPDDMLTTGIEVEARPPGKKITRLSLLSGGEKALTAVAMLVAIFRARPSPFYIMDEVEAALDDTNLRRLISLFELLRARSQLLIITHQKPTMEVADALYGVTMQGDGITAVISQRMRGQEVQQLATTSS, translated from the coding sequence GTGTACCTCAAGAGTCTGACGCTGAAGGGCTTCAAGTCCTTCGCTTCGCCGACGACTCTGCGCTTCGAGCCCGGTATTACCGCCGTCGTCGGACCCAACGGTTCCGGCAAGTCCAACGTGGTCGACGCCCTGGCGTGGGTGATGGGGGAGCAGGGCGCCAAGACGCTGCGCGGCGGAAAGATGGAAGACGTCATCTTCGCCGGCACCTCGTCCCGCGCCCCGCTGGGCCGCGCCGAGGTCACCGTCACGATCGACAACGCCGACAACGCGCTGCCGATCGAGTACTCCGAGGTCTCGATCACCCGGCGGATGTTCCGCGACGGCGCCAGTGAATACGAAATCAACGGCACCAGTTGCCGTTTGATGGACGTCCAGGAACTGCTGAGCGACTCCGGCATCGGCCGCGAGATGCACGTGATCGTCGGGCAGGGCAAGCTCGACGAGATCCTGCAGTCGCGGCCCGAGGATCGCCGGGCGTTCATCGAGGAAGCCGCGGGTGTGCTCAAGCACCGCAAGCGCAAGGAAAAAGCCTTGCGCAAGCTGGACGCGATGCAGGCCAACCTGGCGCGGCTCACCGACCTGACCACCGAGCTGCGACGCCAGCTCAAGCCGCTGGGCCGCCAGGCCGAGGTGGCCCGTCGCGCCCAGACCATCCAGGCCGACCTGCGTGACGCCAAGCTGCGGCTGGCCGCCGACGACCTGGTCAATCGGCAGGTGCAGCGGGACGCGATCCTGGAGGCCGAGGCCACCATGCGCCGCGAGCACGACGAGGCCGCCGGCCGGCTGGCCGTGGCGTCCGAGGAGCTGACCGCGCACGAGACCGCGCTGGCCGAGCTCTCGGTGCGCGCCGAGTCGGTCCAGCACACCTGGTTCGGGCTGTCCGCCCTGGCCGAACGGGTGGGCGCCACGGTGCGCATCGCCAGCGAACGCGCCCAGCACCTGGATCTCGAGCCGGTGGCGACCGGCGACACCGACCCGGACGCACTGGACGCCGAGGCCGAGCAGGTCGCGGCCGCCGAGCGGCAGCTGCTGGCCGAGCTGGCCGCCACCCGTACCCGGCTGGAGGCCGCCCGCGCCGACTTGTCCGAGCGCGAGCGCGAGGCAGCCGAGGCCGACCGGGCCCACCTGGCCGCCGTCCGGGCCGAGGCAGACCGGCGCGAGGGCCTGGCCCGGCTGGCCGGTCAGGTCGAGACCATGCGGGCCCGGGTCGAATCGATCGACGACAGCGTGGCCAAGTTGTCCGAGCGCATCGAACACGGCGCTGCCCGTGCGCAGCAGACCCGGGCGGAGTTCGAAACCGTGCAGGGTCGCGTCGGCGAACTCGATCAGGGCGAGGTCGGCCTGGACGAACACCACGAGCGGACGGTGGCCGCACTGCGGCTGGCCGACGAACGGGTCACCGAGCTGCAGGCCGGCGAGCGGGAAGCCGAGCGCCGGGTGGCGTCGCTGCGAGCCCGCATCGATGCCCTCTCGGTGGGGCTCGAGCGCAAGGATGGCGCGGCGTGGCTTACCCAAAACCACAGTGGCGCAGGACTTTTCGGTCCAGTCGCGAAGTTGGTCAAGGTCCGTTCCGGGTATGAGGCGGCGCTGGCGGCGGTGCTCGGATCGGCGGCCGACGCGCTGGCCGCCGAAAGCTTCGGCGCGGCCCGTTCGGCGGTCGCCGCGCTCAAGCAAGCTGACGGAGGCCGCGCGGCACTGGTGCTGGGCGACTGGCCTGGCCCGGAAAACGATCAACCCCCGCACGCTGGTTCGTTGCCCGACGGTGCGCTCTGGGCGCTCGACCTCGTCGAGGCGCCACAGCGGCTGCGCGGCGCGATGGTCGCCATGCTGTCGGGCGTCGCGGTGGTCAACGACCTGGGCGCGGCGCTGGATCTGGTGGCCGGCCGCCCGCAGCTGCGCGCGGTCACCACCGACGGTGACCTGGTCGGCCGCGGCTGGGTGAGCGGCGGTTCGGACCGCAAGCCGTCGACGCTGGAGCTCACCTCGGAGATCGACAAGGCCGGCAGCGAGCTGGCCGTGGCCGAGTCGCAGGTGGCGCAACTCGGCGCCGCCCTGTCCGGCGCATTGACCGAGCAGCGTGGCCGGCAGGACTCCGCCGAGCAGGCGCTCGCCGCGCTCAACGAGTCCGACACCGAGATCTCGGCGATGTACGAGCAGCTGGGCCGGCTCGGTCAAGACGCCCGGACCGCCGAGGAAGACTGGAACCGGCTGCTGCGTCAGCGTGAGGAGCTGGAGGCGGGACGCGCCCAGACCGTCGAAGAGGTCACCGAACTCGAAACCCGGCTGCGCAACGCGCAGGCCAGCCAGCACACGCCCGCGGAAGACCCCGTCGATCGTCAGCGAATCGCCGCCGCGGCCGACACCGCCCGCGGCGTCGAGGTGGAGGCCCGGCTCGCGGTGCGCACCGCCGAGGAACGGGCCAACGCCGTGCGCGGCCGGGCTGATTCGTTGCGCCGTGCGGCCGCCGCCGAACGTGAGGCGCGGGTGCGCGCCCAGCAGGCCCACGCCGCGCGATTGCGGGCGGCGGCGGTGGCCGCGGCGGTGGCCGACGCGGGCCGGCTGCTGGCGGCGCGGTTGAACCGGGTGGTCGTCTCCGCATCGCAGATCCGCGACGCCATGGTCGCCGAACGCGAGGCGCGGTCGACGGCGATGGCGGCGGTGCGCAACGAGGTGCACACGCTGGGCACCCGGGTGGCCACGCTGACCGATTCGCTGCACCGCGACGAGGTGGCCAACGCCCAGGCGGCGCTGCGCATCGAGCAGCTCGAACAAATGGTGCTCGAGCAGTTCGGCATGAGCCCCGCGGATTTGGTCGCCGAGTACGGCCCGCAGGTCGCGCTGCCGCCCTCCGAACTGGAGATGGCCGAGTTCGAGTTGGCCCGTGAGCGCGGCGAGCAGGTCACCGCGCCCGCCCCGGTGCCCTACGACCGGCCGACCCAGGAGCGGCGGGCCAAACGCGCCGAGCGGGAACTGGCCGAACTGGGCCGGGTCAATCCGCTGGCGCTCGAGGAGTTTGCCGCGCTGGAGGAGCGCTACAACTTCCTGTCCACCCAGCTCGAAGACGTCAAGGCGGCCCGCAAGGATCTGCTCGACGTCGTCGCCGACGTCGACGCCCGCATCCTGCAGGTGTTCAGCGACGCGTTTGTCGACGTGGAACGCGAATTCCGGGAAGTCTTCACGGTGCTGTTCCCCGGCGGCGAGGGCCGGCTGCGGCTGACCAACCCGGACGACATGCTCACCACCGGCATCGAGGTGGAGGCGCGTCCGCCCGGCAAGAAGATCACCCGGCTGTCTTTGCTGTCCGGTGGCGAGAAGGCACTGACCGCCGTCGCGATGCTGGTCGCGATCTTCCGTGCCCGCCCGTCGCCGTTCTACATCATGGACGAGGTCGAGGCCGCGCTCGACGACACCAACCTGCGCCGCCTGATCTCGCTGTTCGAGCTGCTGCGGGCGCGCTCGCAGCTGCTCATCATCACCCACCAGAAGCCGACGATGGAGGTCGCCGACGCGCTGTACGGCGTGACCATGCAGGGCGACGGCATTACCGCGGTGATCTCGCAGCGCATGCGTGGACAAGAGGTCCAGCAGCTCGCCACTACTTCTTCTTAG
- a CDS encoding acylphosphatase produces the protein MPGPDVRLTAWVHGMVQGVGFRWWTRCRALELGLTGYAANQADGRVLVVAHGPRQAGEKLLELLEGGHSWPPRPGHVDQVVADWSQPHEQFEGFVER, from the coding sequence ATGCCGGGTCCTGACGTCCGGCTCACCGCCTGGGTGCACGGCATGGTCCAGGGGGTGGGCTTTCGCTGGTGGACCCGCTGCCGGGCGCTGGAGCTCGGCCTCACCGGTTATGCGGCCAACCAGGCCGACGGCCGCGTCCTGGTCGTCGCCCACGGACCCCGGCAGGCCGGCGAGAAATTGCTGGAGTTGCTGGAAGGCGGCCATTCCTGGCCGCCGCGGCCCGGCCATGTCGACCAGGTCGTCGCCGATTGGTCGCAGCCACACGAGCAATTCGAGGGATTCGTCGAGCGTTAA
- a CDS encoding OsmC family protein, translating into MTELWVERTGTRRYTGQSSRGAQVLVGSEDVEGVFTPGELMKIALAACSGMSSDQPLARRLGDDYRAVVRVSGDADRDEEVYPLLSETLEVDLSGLSQDEKERLLVVVNRAIDLVCTVGRTLKAGTTVKFEITSKNDNAGS; encoded by the coding sequence ATGACGGAACTGTGGGTCGAACGCACCGGAACACGCCGCTACACCGGCCAGAGCTCGCGGGGCGCGCAGGTTCTCGTCGGCTCCGAGGACGTCGAAGGTGTGTTCACCCCCGGTGAATTGATGAAGATCGCGCTGGCGGCGTGCAGCGGGATGTCCAGCGACCAGCCGCTGGCCCGCCGGCTCGGCGACGACTACCGGGCGGTGGTCCGGGTTTCCGGTGACGCCGACCGCGACGAAGAGGTCTATCCGCTGCTGTCGGAAACCCTCGAAGTGGACCTGTCGGGATTGTCGCAGGACGAGAAGGAACGCCTGCTGGTGGTCGTCAACCGGGCGATCGATCTGGTCTGCACCGTCGGGCGCACGCTGAAGGCGGGCACCACGGTCAAGTTCGAGATCACTTCCAAGAACGACAATGCCGGGTCCTGA
- a CDS encoding NifU family protein: protein MIPIHATATNDPRRLRWVVSSEQLPPRGTVRVAPGKLGALLGTGVVDEIVVGAGGILITISADSSWRERGDEIGAALGEALLDLAGWTVDETSVPAGQLEAVVQELLAGQVGALAASHGGSIELVSVDGHNVIVRMAGSCDGCPGASSTLRDALERELRHRVDDRVVVSSENDSKSTSFGKKLLSLIVR, encoded by the coding sequence ATGATTCCGATCCACGCCACGGCCACCAACGATCCGCGTCGGCTGCGCTGGGTGGTCTCATCCGAGCAACTGCCGCCGCGCGGCACGGTCCGCGTCGCCCCGGGCAAGCTGGGCGCCTTGCTGGGCACAGGCGTGGTCGACGAAATTGTGGTGGGAGCCGGCGGCATCCTGATCACGATCTCCGCGGACAGCAGCTGGCGTGAGCGGGGCGACGAAATTGGCGCGGCGCTTGGCGAGGCACTGCTGGACTTGGCGGGCTGGACCGTTGACGAAACATCGGTCCCCGCAGGACAATTGGAAGCCGTCGTGCAGGAGCTGCTGGCCGGGCAGGTGGGTGCGCTGGCCGCCTCGCACGGCGGTTCGATCGAGTTGGTCTCGGTCGACGGCCACAACGTGATCGTGCGGATGGCCGGCTCCTGCGACGGATGCCCGGGCGCGTCCTCCACCCTGCGCGACGCGCTGGAGCGCGAACTGCGGCACCGGGTCGACGATCGGGTGGTCGTCTCTTCCGAAAACGATTCGAAATCAACGTCTTTCGGCAAGAAGCTGCTGTCGTTGATAGTCCGCTGA
- the feoB gene encoding ferrous iron transporter B — protein MTSSCHEEGGSAVAVTGMARIALVGSPNAGKTSVFNHLTGLRAKTGNYPGVTVGRSVGIAKVDGVEVAIEDLPGTYSLDPISPDEQVVSDLLGGEVYGDGRPDGIVIVADATTLHRSIILIAQVLRQDLPCLLVLSMTDELTARGGGIAIDALSTALGVPVLAVIANRGVGIDTLRSQLVNFGQWQRPPVLPPAEDVAIDAWGRSVLKAADYAAPQPDRRTRRIDAIVLHPLWGTVIFFVVMFCFFQVVFTVAAPLQDQVADWLGQLGTLVSNHVGNYVIRGLLGQGLIGGVGTVLQFLPQIVLLFLLIALLENVGYMARAAFLMDRVMAATGLEGRAFVAMLSSFACAIPGIMATRTLPSSKDRIATIITAPLMTCSARLPVFTLLVGILVSPKTQWGGFSAQGVAMFALYVCGGTSALIAAAVFKSTILRSDLLPFTMELPPYRFPSPKNVLITMWDSAKMFLRKAGTIILGTSVVLWVLLNLPAREAETAKMSPTDATAYVMDHSLAADVGKFVGPVFKPLGFDWHVNIALLGSMSAREVFVSTLGQVAAAESPDDPHEALVSLTDDNGHKVFTAPTVIALMAYFIYALQCMSTVAVMRRETNSWRWPAIAWSYMFVLAWVMAFLARQVAIALGA, from the coding sequence ATGACGTCGTCGTGCCACGAAGAAGGCGGCTCTGCGGTCGCCGTTACCGGAATGGCGCGCATCGCTTTGGTCGGAAGTCCCAACGCGGGCAAAACTTCTGTGTTCAACCACCTGACCGGACTGCGGGCCAAGACCGGTAACTACCCGGGCGTCACCGTCGGGCGCAGCGTCGGCATCGCCAAGGTGGACGGCGTCGAGGTCGCCATCGAGGACCTGCCCGGCACCTACAGCCTCGACCCGATCAGCCCGGACGAGCAGGTGGTGTCCGACCTGCTCGGCGGCGAGGTCTACGGCGACGGCCGGCCCGACGGGATCGTGATCGTCGCCGACGCCACCACACTGCACCGCTCGATCATCCTGATCGCGCAGGTACTGCGCCAGGACCTGCCGTGCCTGTTGGTGCTGAGCATGACCGACGAGTTGACCGCGCGCGGCGGCGGCATCGCCATCGACGCCTTGTCGACGGCGCTGGGCGTCCCGGTCCTCGCGGTCATCGCCAACCGCGGCGTTGGCATCGACACTTTGCGCTCGCAGCTGGTGAACTTCGGCCAATGGCAACGGCCCCCGGTTTTGCCGCCGGCCGAGGACGTCGCCATCGACGCGTGGGGCCGCTCGGTGCTGAAGGCCGCCGATTATGCTGCCCCGCAACCGGATCGGCGTACCCGGCGGATCGACGCGATCGTGCTGCACCCGCTGTGGGGCACCGTCATCTTCTTCGTGGTGATGTTCTGCTTCTTCCAGGTCGTCTTCACAGTCGCAGCGCCGCTGCAGGATCAGGTCGCCGATTGGCTCGGCCAGCTCGGAACCCTGGTCAGCAACCACGTCGGCAACTACGTCATCCGCGGGTTGCTCGGCCAGGGACTGATCGGCGGTGTCGGGACGGTGCTTCAGTTCCTCCCGCAGATCGTGTTGTTGTTCCTGCTGATCGCGCTGCTGGAGAACGTCGGCTACATGGCGCGCGCCGCCTTCCTGATGGACCGGGTGATGGCGGCGACGGGATTGGAAGGCCGCGCGTTCGTCGCGATGCTGTCGTCGTTCGCCTGCGCGATCCCGGGGATCATGGCCACCCGGACGCTGCCGTCGTCGAAGGACCGGATCGCCACCATCATCACGGCGCCGTTGATGACCTGTTCGGCCCGGCTTCCGGTGTTCACCCTGCTGGTCGGCATCCTCGTTTCCCCGAAGACTCAGTGGGGCGGGTTCAGTGCGCAGGGTGTGGCGATGTTCGCGCTCTACGTGTGCGGTGGCACCTCCGCGCTGATCGCCGCGGCGGTGTTCAAATCGACGATCCTGCGCAGTGACCTGTTGCCGTTCACGATGGAGCTTCCCCCGTATCGCTTCCCGTCGCCCAAGAACGTGCTGATCACGATGTGGGATTCGGCGAAGATGTTCTTGCGCAAGGCCGGAACGATCATCCTGGGGACGTCGGTGGTGCTGTGGGTGTTGCTCAACCTGCCGGCGCGCGAGGCCGAGACCGCGAAGATGTCGCCGACCGACGCGACCGCCTACGTGATGGACCACAGCCTGGCCGCCGACGTCGGGAAATTTGTCGGACCGGTGTTCAAACCGCTCGGCTTCGACTGGCACGTCAACATCGCGCTGCTCGGTTCGATGTCGGCGCGTGAAGTGTTCGTCTCCACCCTGGGCCAGGTCGCGGCGGCGGAGAGTCCCGACGATCCGCACGAGGCACTGGTTTCGCTGACCGACGACAACGGCCATAAGGTGTTCACCGCGCCGACCGTGATCGCGCTGATGGCGTACTTCATCTATGCGCTGCAATGCATGTCGACCGTCGCGGTGATGCGGCGTGAAACCAACTCGTGGCGATGGCCCGCGATCGCATGGTCTTACATGTTCGTGCTGGCCTGGGTGATGGCTTTCCTCGCCCGACAAGTCGCGATAGCGCTGGGCGCATGA
- a CDS encoding FeoA family protein — MLAELSPGERATIVGLTPAVSPMVAGRLRQLGFRPASDVEVIRRAPMGDPTIYRVQDTELCLRRREARLIEIETGSDA; from the coding sequence GTGCTAGCGGAGCTGTCGCCGGGCGAGCGGGCAACGATCGTCGGCCTGACGCCGGCGGTATCTCCGATGGTGGCGGGCCGCCTGCGGCAACTGGGATTTCGGCCGGCCTCCGACGTCGAAGTGATCCGCCGGGCCCCGATGGGCGACCCGACCATCTACCGCGTCCAGGACACCGAGCTGTGCCTGCGACGGCGCGAGGCGCGACTGATCGAAATCGAGACGGGCAGCGACGCATGA
- the mutM gene encoding DNA-formamidopyrimidine glycosylase: MPELPEVEVVRRGLQAHVVGKTITAVRVHHPRAVRRHEAGPADLTARLLDARIDGTDRRGKYLWLLLDGDTALVVHLGMSGQMLLGAVPRADHVRISAVLDDGTLLSFADQRTFGGWMLADLVDVDGSVVPTPVAHLARDPLDPRFDVDAVVKVLRRKHSEIKRQLLDQQVVSGIGNIYADEALWRAKVHGARAADTLTRRQLTAVLAAAADVMREALAKGGTSFDSLYVNVNGESGYFDRSLDAYGREGESCRRCGAVMRREKFMNRSSFYCPRCQPRPRG, from the coding sequence ATGCCCGAGCTGCCCGAGGTCGAGGTGGTGCGCCGCGGCTTGCAGGCCCATGTTGTGGGCAAGACGATCACCGCGGTTCGGGTGCACCACCCCCGCGCGGTGCGCCGCCACGAGGCCGGACCCGCCGACCTCACGGCCCGGCTGCTCGACGCGCGGATCGACGGAACCGATCGACGGGGCAAATACCTGTGGCTGCTGCTCGACGGTGATACCGCGCTGGTCGTTCACCTCGGCATGAGCGGGCAGATGCTGCTCGGTGCGGTGCCGCGCGCCGATCACGTCCGGATCTCCGCAGTGCTCGATGACGGAACGCTGCTGAGCTTCGCCGACCAGCGAACCTTCGGGGGCTGGATGCTCGCCGACCTGGTGGACGTCGACGGCAGCGTGGTGCCGACGCCCGTCGCGCACCTCGCGCGCGACCCGCTGGACCCCCGCTTCGACGTCGATGCGGTGGTGAAAGTGTTGCGGCGCAAGCATTCCGAGATCAAACGCCAGCTACTGGATCAGCAGGTGGTGTCGGGTATCGGCAATATCTATGCCGATGAAGCGTTGTGGCGGGCCAAAGTTCATGGTGCCCGCGCGGCGGACACGCTGACCCGCCGCCAGCTGACCGCCGTGCTGGCGGCCGCCGCGGACGTGATGCGCGAGGCGCTCGCCAAGGGCGGCACCTCGTTCGATTCGCTGTACGTCAACGTCAACGGCGAGTCGGGTTACTTCGACCGCTCCCTGGATGCCTATGGGCGCGAAGGCGAAAGCTGCCGGCGCTGTGGCGCGGTAATGCGCCGCGAGAAATTCATGAACCGGTCGTCGTTCTACTGTCCGCGGTGTCAGCCACGCCCACGCGGTTAA
- the rnc gene encoding ribonuclease III, producing MTSRQSLLDALGVGLPEELLSLALTHRSYAYEHGGLPTNERLEFLGDAVLGLTVTDELYHRHPDRSEGDLAKLRASIVNTQALADVGRHLCEGGLGAHLLLGRGEANTGGADKSSILADGMESLLGAIYLAHGIETAREVILRLFGALLDAAPTLGAGLDWKTSLQELTAARGMGAPSYHVTSTGPDHDKEFTAVVVVMETEYGSGVGRSKKEAEQKAAAATWKTLEALDTAGKTPV from the coding sequence GTGACCTCCCGGCAAAGTCTGCTCGACGCGCTCGGCGTCGGCCTGCCCGAGGAACTGCTCTCGTTGGCGTTGACGCACCGCAGCTACGCCTACGAGCACGGCGGACTGCCGACCAACGAGCGGCTGGAGTTTCTCGGCGACGCCGTGCTGGGCCTGACGGTCACCGACGAGCTCTACCACCGTCATCCCGACCGATCGGAAGGTGACCTGGCCAAACTGCGCGCCAGCATCGTCAACACCCAGGCGCTGGCCGACGTCGGGCGGCACCTATGCGAAGGCGGACTGGGCGCTCACCTGCTGCTGGGGCGCGGCGAAGCGAACACGGGCGGAGCCGACAAGTCGAGCATCCTGGCCGACGGGATGGAATCGCTGCTGGGTGCGATCTACCTGGCGCACGGCATCGAAACGGCGCGCGAGGTGATCCTGCGGTTGTTCGGTGCGCTGCTGGATGCCGCGCCCACGCTGGGCGCGGGGCTGGATTGGAAGACCAGCCTGCAGGAGCTCACCGCGGCGCGCGGGATGGGCGCGCCGTCCTACCACGTCACCTCCACCGGCCCGGACCACGACAAGGAATTCACGGCCGTGGTCGTCGTGATGGAGACCGAATACGGGTCGGGTGTCGGCCGCTCCAAAAAAGAAGCCGAGCAGAAGGCGGCCGCCGCGACCTGGAAAACGCTGGAAGCGTTGGACACCGCGGGGAAAACGCCCGTATAG
- a CDS encoding YceD family protein produces MARQHSTTAQHHPASPMTVDVTRLGRRPGSMVTLRNTVPSPLRIGLDMIAIPQGAPLDMDLRVESVSEGVLVTGTVSAPTLGECSRCLTEVHGHVEVGLTELFAYPDTATEATTEEDEVGRVVDDRIDLEQPIIDAVALDLPFAPVCRPDCPGLCPECGVVMADDPSHHHDTIDPRWSKLVDMLSDDTGDPDTARGDR; encoded by the coding sequence ATGGCGCGCCAACACAGCACTACTGCGCAGCATCATCCGGCCTCGCCGATGACGGTTGACGTCACGCGGCTCGGGCGCCGACCGGGATCGATGGTGACGTTACGTAACACCGTGCCCAGCCCGTTGCGCATCGGACTGGACATGATCGCGATCCCGCAGGGCGCTCCGCTGGACATGGATCTGCGGGTCGAGTCGGTGTCGGAAGGCGTGCTGGTCACCGGGACGGTGTCGGCGCCCACCCTCGGCGAGTGCTCGCGGTGCCTGACCGAGGTGCACGGGCACGTGGAGGTCGGGTTGACCGAACTGTTCGCCTACCCGGACACCGCCACCGAGGCGACCACCGAGGAAGACGAGGTCGGCCGGGTCGTCGACGACCGCATCGACCTCGAGCAGCCGATCATCGATGCCGTCGCGCTCGACCTTCCGTTCGCACCGGTATGCCGGCCGGATTGCCCCGGGTTGTGCCCCGAATGCGGCGTGGTGATGGCCGATGACCCCAGCCACCACCACGACACCATCGATCCGCGATGGTCCAAGCTGGTGGACATGCTGTCCGACGACACCGGCGACCCGGATACCGCTCGGGGTGACCGGTGA
- the sepIVA gene encoding cell division protein SepIVA encodes MYRVFEALDELGAIVEEARGVPMTAGCVVPRGDVLELIDDIKDAIPGELDDAQDVLDARDSMLSDAKSHADSMVSSATTESESLLNHSRAEADRLLSDAKAQADRMVNEARQHSERMVADAREEAMRIATAAKREYEASVGRAQAEADRLIENGNISYEKAVQEGIKEQQRLVSQNEVVQAANAESTRLIDTAHAEADRLRGECDIYVDNKLAEFEEFLNGTLRSVGRGRHQLRTAAGTHDYATR; translated from the coding sequence GTGTACCGAGTCTTTGAAGCGCTGGATGAATTGGGCGCCATTGTCGAAGAAGCCCGCGGCGTGCCGATGACGGCGGGCTGCGTGGTGCCTCGCGGTGACGTGCTGGAGTTGATCGACGACATCAAAGACGCGATTCCCGGCGAGCTGGACGACGCCCAGGACGTGCTCGATGCCCGCGATTCGATGCTTTCCGACGCCAAGTCGCACGCCGACTCCATGGTCTCCTCGGCAACCACCGAGTCGGAGTCGTTGCTGAACCACTCTCGCGCGGAGGCCGACCGACTGCTTTCCGACGCCAAGGCGCAGGCCGACCGGATGGTGAACGAGGCGCGCCAGCACAGCGAGCGGATGGTCGCCGACGCGCGCGAGGAGGCCATGCGCATCGCCACGGCGGCCAAGCGCGAGTACGAGGCCAGCGTCGGCCGCGCCCAGGCCGAGGCCGACCGGCTGATCGAAAACGGCAACATCTCATATGAGAAGGCCGTGCAAGAGGGCATCAAGGAGCAGCAGCGCCTGGTCTCCCAGAACGAGGTCGTGCAGGCCGCCAACGCGGAGTCCACGCGTCTGATCGACACCGCACACGCCGAGGCCGACCGGCTGCGCGGTGAGTGCGACATCTACGTCGATAACAAGCTCGCGGAGTTCGAGGAGTTCCTGAACGGGACGCTTCGTTCGGTGGGCCGCGGTCGCCACCAACTCCGGACGGCGGCCGGCACGCACGACTACGCGACGCGCTAG
- a CDS encoding thioesterase II family protein, giving the protein MNGPTDRNSGSASTRTLFIFPHAGGSATYYVPFAKAFSADIKRVAVQYPSRRDRGLTELASIPELAGEIFDMMAPAAKAGGQVAFFGHSMGGLVAFEVALRFQEAGHPISALFISSCAAPGHIRYKELQGSDHEILSLVAQVTETNPEHLANDEFASSILPTLQSVRTIAAYTRPPEIKLTCPIHAFVADDDIIVADENMTAWADRTTQEFSIRVFPGDHFYLNANLPELVRNIEEVVLDPRGES; this is encoded by the coding sequence GTGAACGGGCCCACTGACCGAAATAGCGGCAGCGCGAGCACGCGAACGCTATTTATCTTTCCGCATGCCGGTGGATCTGCGACCTATTACGTTCCGTTTGCCAAGGCGTTCTCCGCCGATATCAAACGGGTCGCCGTGCAATACCCCAGCCGGCGCGATCGCGGCCTGACCGAGCTCGCCAGCATTCCCGAGCTTGCCGGCGAAATCTTCGACATGATGGCGCCGGCGGCGAAAGCCGGAGGTCAGGTGGCATTTTTCGGCCACAGTATGGGCGGGCTGGTGGCCTTCGAGGTGGCGCTGAGATTCCAAGAAGCCGGACACCCGATCAGCGCGCTGTTCATATCGTCCTGCGCAGCACCGGGCCACATCCGATACAAGGAATTGCAGGGTTCGGACCACGAGATCTTGAGCTTGGTCGCCCAGGTCACCGAGACGAATCCCGAGCATCTGGCAAATGACGAATTCGCCTCGAGCATCCTGCCCACGTTGCAAAGCGTCCGGACCATTGCGGCCTATACCCGGCCTCCCGAGATAAAGCTGACATGCCCGATCCACGCATTCGTCGCCGATGACGACATCATCGTGGCCGACGAGAACATGACGGCCTGGGCGGATCGCACCACCCAGGAGTTCTCCATCCGGGTGTTCCCCGGGGATCATTTCTACCTCAATGCGAATTTGCCGGAGCTGGTGCGCAACATCGAGGAAGTGGTCCTCGACCCCCGCGGCGAAAGTTAG